Proteins from a single region of Pseudodesulfovibrio portus:
- a CDS encoding ABC transporter ATP-binding protein has protein sequence MATVELKKVVKRFGDVEVVHGIDLEIRDNEFIVLVGPSGCGKSTVLRMIAGLEPISAGEVLIDGEVVNQVSPKDRNVAMVFQNYALYPHMSVHDNMAFSLKMRGFDRSDIEEKVREAAHILELEPYLGRKPSELSGGQRQRVAMGRAIVRKADVFLFDEPLSNLDAQLRTQMRMELRKMHMRLATTTIYVTHDQTEAMTLADRIVILKDGYIKQVGTPIEVFEDPDNVFVGRFIGNPPMNILKGVFRVQDGKRCAVVGKSCFPVVDGKAESLTDGAPVLVGIRPDAIKMGDRVEKLPEEWLCRGEVVLSEILGGQSHLEIRVDGENKLIAEVEGRVVAHPGEVVPIGFEFDRMILFDPETTNAIR, from the coding sequence ATGGCAACTGTTGAATTGAAGAAAGTGGTCAAACGGTTCGGCGACGTGGAGGTCGTCCACGGGATCGATCTCGAGATCAGGGACAACGAGTTCATCGTCCTGGTCGGTCCGTCCGGTTGCGGCAAATCCACCGTCCTGCGCATGATCGCCGGGCTGGAGCCCATCAGCGCGGGCGAGGTCCTCATCGACGGAGAGGTGGTCAACCAGGTCTCGCCCAAGGACCGCAACGTGGCCATGGTTTTCCAGAACTATGCCCTGTACCCGCATATGTCGGTGCACGACAACATGGCCTTTTCCTTGAAGATGCGCGGCTTCGACAGGAGCGACATCGAGGAAAAGGTGCGCGAGGCCGCCCATATCCTGGAGCTGGAGCCCTACCTGGGCCGCAAGCCGTCCGAACTGTCCGGCGGCCAGCGTCAGCGCGTGGCCATGGGCCGGGCCATTGTCCGCAAGGCGGACGTTTTTCTCTTCGACGAGCCGCTGTCCAACCTGGACGCCCAGCTCCGCACCCAGATGCGCATGGAGCTGCGGAAGATGCACATGCGGCTGGCCACGACCACCATCTACGTCACCCACGACCAGACCGAGGCCATGACCCTGGCCGACCGCATCGTCATCCTGAAAGACGGCTACATCAAGCAGGTGGGCACGCCCATCGAGGTCTTCGAGGACCCGGACAACGTGTTCGTGGGCCGGTTCATCGGCAACCCGCCCATGAACATCCTCAAGGGCGTCTTCCGGGTGCAGGACGGCAAGCGGTGCGCCGTGGTCGGCAAGTCCTGCTTCCCCGTTGTGGACGGCAAGGCCGAGTCCCTGACCGACGGCGCGCCCGTGCTCGTGGGCATCCGGCCTGACGCCATCAAGATGGGCGACCGGGTGGAGAAACTGCCCGAGGAGTGGTTGTGCCGGGGCGAGGTCGTGCTGTCCGAGATACTTGGCGGCCAGTCCCACCTCGAGATCAGGGTGGACGGCGAGAACAAACTCATCGCCGAGGTGGAGGGCCGCGTGGTCGCCCATCCGGGCGAGGTGGTGCCCATCGGGTTCGAGTTCGACCGCATGATCCTGTTCGATCCGGAGACCACGAACGCAATTCGTTGA
- a CDS encoding carbohydrate ABC transporter permease, whose product MKTRTITPGTILLYGTLTVLALFFLMPAYMAVVTALKLPQDISLPTSWELPPVFNWASFSEAIELLKPNFINSIILTITATIGSTVLGSLNGYVFSKWKFAGSEVVFTLFLFGMFIPYQVILIPLFQTLRAMNLYGGLPGLILAHIVYGLPITSLIFRNFYAQIPTALIESARLDGAGFFSIYLRIVFPLSIPGFVVTSLWQFTQIWNEFLWGICLTRHADNPITVGLAQLAGGQAVSWNLPMAGSIMAAVPVLAIYIFLGRYFIRGLLAGSVKE is encoded by the coding sequence ATGAAAACCCGCACCATCACCCCCGGCACCATCCTGCTCTACGGCACGTTGACCGTGCTGGCGCTCTTCTTCCTCATGCCCGCCTACATGGCCGTCGTGACCGCCCTGAAGCTGCCCCAGGACATCTCCCTGCCCACGTCGTGGGAACTGCCGCCCGTTTTCAACTGGGCGAGCTTTTCCGAGGCCATCGAGCTGCTGAAACCCAACTTCATCAATTCCATCATCCTGACCATAACGGCCACCATCGGGTCCACCGTGCTCGGTTCACTGAACGGCTATGTCTTTTCCAAGTGGAAGTTCGCCGGTTCGGAGGTCGTGTTCACCCTGTTCCTGTTCGGCATGTTCATCCCGTACCAGGTCATCCTGATCCCGCTCTTCCAGACCCTGCGGGCCATGAACCTGTACGGCGGGCTGCCCGGCCTGATCCTGGCCCACATCGTCTACGGGCTGCCCATCACCTCGCTCATCTTCCGCAACTTCTACGCCCAGATTCCCACGGCGCTCATCGAGTCCGCACGGCTGGACGGCGCGGGCTTCTTCTCCATCTACCTGCGCATCGTGTTCCCCCTCTCCATCCCCGGATTCGTGGTCACCTCGCTCTGGCAGTTCACCCAGATATGGAACGAATTCCTGTGGGGCATCTGCCTGACCCGGCACGCGGACAATCCCATCACCGTGGGGCTGGCCCAACTGGCAGGCGGACAGGCGGTCTCCTGGAACCTGCCCATGGCCGGCTCCATCATGGCCGCCGTACCGGTGCTGGCCATCTACATCTTCCTCGGCCGCTACTTCATCCGCGGCCTGCTGGCGGGGTCGGTGAAGGAGTAG
- a CDS encoding carbohydrate ABC transporter permease codes for MREASRDRIKAFLTLLPSMILIGIFVYGFIGNTIWTSMTDWGGMGALALEPEKNFIGLDNYINLFTGFLGGGFRQDLVNAVYYSVMLLAGAVGLGMFIAILLDQKPKGEDVLRTIFLYPMSLSFIVSGTIWRWLLAPRGGVNILPTYAGLEPMTFDWLSSQSAILVFNWQDILRILLYAASLVLILIGLAKLRKDTRKAFKWLVPGIAAGLFVWVFGDLVPDAYMMEEEHGFNLATIGIIMATIWQYSGYTMALYLAGFNGISQDLRDAAMLDGASTTGYYRHVAIPMLKPITISAVIILSHISLKMFDLIFAMTGPDNGQTGHPALNMYLTTFRGNEFATGAAIAIVLFLIAATFIVPYLISQYRERGRR; via the coding sequence ATGCGGGAAGCATCACGAGACAGAATCAAGGCGTTCCTGACGCTGTTGCCGTCCATGATCCTCATAGGCATTTTCGTCTACGGGTTCATCGGCAACACCATCTGGACATCCATGACCGACTGGGGCGGCATGGGCGCGCTGGCGCTCGAGCCGGAGAAGAACTTCATCGGCCTGGACAACTACATCAACCTGTTCACCGGGTTCCTGGGCGGCGGTTTCCGCCAGGATCTGGTCAACGCGGTCTACTATTCCGTCATGCTGCTCGCGGGCGCGGTGGGGCTGGGCATGTTCATCGCCATCCTGCTGGACCAGAAGCCCAAGGGCGAGGACGTGTTGCGGACCATCTTCCTGTATCCCATGTCCCTGTCCTTCATCGTGTCCGGCACCATCTGGCGCTGGCTGCTCGCGCCCCGGGGCGGGGTCAACATCCTGCCCACCTACGCGGGCCTCGAGCCGATGACCTTCGACTGGCTGTCCAGCCAGTCCGCAATCCTGGTCTTCAACTGGCAGGACATCCTGCGCATCCTGCTCTACGCCGCATCCCTGGTCCTGATCCTCATCGGCCTGGCAAAGCTCAGGAAGGATACGCGCAAGGCGTTCAAGTGGCTCGTGCCGGGCATCGCCGCAGGCCTCTTCGTCTGGGTGTTCGGGGACCTTGTCCCCGACGCCTACATGATGGAGGAGGAGCACGGCTTCAACCTGGCCACCATAGGCATCATCATGGCCACCATCTGGCAGTACTCGGGCTACACCATGGCCCTGTACCTGGCCGGGTTCAACGGCATTTCCCAGGACCTTCGCGACGCTGCCATGCTCGACGGGGCGTCCACCACGGGGTACTACCGGCACGTCGCCATCCCCATGCTCAAGCCCATCACCATTTCGGCGGTCATCATCCTGTCGCACATCTCGTTGAAGATGTTCGACCTGATCTTCGCCATGACCGGCCCGGACAACGGCCAAACCGGACATCCCGCCCTGAACATGTACCTGACCACGTTCCGCGGAAACGAATTCGCCACCGGCGCGGCCATCGCCATCGTGCTGTTCCTGATCGCGGCCACCTTCATCGTGCCGTATCTGATCAGCCAGTACCGCGAAAGGGGGAGGCGCTGA
- a CDS encoding vWA domain-containing protein, producing MKKFSSLRRLPCRCRNPRRGSASTMVALLLPVLLGVAGIAIDMGNMYMTHTRLQAAVDAGALAGSLELPYDPDLSKGIVEQAINDMVAANMEAAEVTSVEAGTEIRSVEVTAQAEVNLLLMGILGLADQTVEAHAAAGFNKLEVVFAVDNSGSMKGTPIDMVKEASIALTDLLIPDGTSPDTKVGLVAFRGKVRLGDDAEGFDAGCYNADGSRNEGIHEDFMDDYWALPYYYRSRITLDTCSDLPEALALSKDKARIIASINTQTATGASSGTVIPEGIKWARHILTPEAPYTQGGDKEDFRKIMILLTDGDTEDGECGGPYRAYYRPNNYWTNAYFGSGRNDAHCEDAGVLNADMLAEAQLAKDAGIEIFTIRFGSSDNVDIELMKQVASSKPGTDDHYFDAPSVYDIPDVFKQIGKQLGWRLL from the coding sequence ATGAAGAAATTCAGTTCGTTGCGCAGACTACCATGCCGTTGCCGTAACCCCCGCAGGGGCTCGGCGAGTACCATGGTCGCCCTGCTTCTCCCGGTCCTCCTGGGAGTGGCGGGCATCGCCATTGACATGGGCAACATGTACATGACCCACACCCGTCTTCAGGCCGCCGTGGACGCCGGAGCGCTCGCGGGCAGCCTGGAACTCCCCTACGACCCCGACCTGTCCAAGGGCATCGTCGAGCAGGCCATCAACGACATGGTGGCGGCCAACATGGAAGCCGCCGAAGTCACGTCCGTCGAGGCCGGCACCGAGATCCGGAGCGTGGAGGTCACGGCACAGGCCGAGGTCAACCTCCTGCTCATGGGCATCCTGGGACTGGCCGACCAGACGGTCGAGGCGCACGCAGCCGCCGGGTTCAACAAGCTCGAAGTGGTGTTCGCAGTGGACAACTCCGGTTCCATGAAGGGCACGCCCATCGACATGGTCAAGGAGGCGTCCATCGCCCTGACCGACCTGCTCATCCCCGACGGCACCAGCCCCGACACCAAGGTCGGCCTGGTGGCCTTCAGGGGCAAGGTCCGCCTCGGCGACGACGCGGAAGGCTTTGATGCGGGCTGCTACAATGCGGACGGTTCCCGCAACGAGGGCATCCACGAAGATTTCATGGACGACTACTGGGCCCTGCCCTATTACTATAGAAGCAGGATCACCCTGGACACCTGTTCCGACCTGCCCGAGGCCCTGGCGCTCAGCAAGGACAAGGCCAGGATCATCGCCTCCATCAACACCCAGACCGCCACGGGCGCCTCGTCCGGCACGGTCATCCCGGAAGGCATCAAGTGGGCGCGGCACATCCTGACGCCCGAGGCCCCCTACACCCAGGGCGGCGACAAGGAAGACTTCCGCAAGATCATGATCCTGCTGACCGACGGCGACACCGAGGACGGTGAATGCGGCGGCCCGTATCGCGCCTATTACCGGCCCAACAACTACTGGACGAACGCCTACTTCGGCTCCGGCCGCAACGACGCCCACTGCGAGGACGCTGGCGTGCTCAACGCGGACATGCTCGCTGAGGCGCAGCTGGCAAAGGACGCGGGCATCGAGATCTTCACCATCCGGTTCGGAAGCTCGGACAACGTGGACATCGAGCTCATGAAGCAGGTCGCCTCGAGCAAGCCCGGCACCGACGACCACTACTTCGACGCGCCGTCGGTGTACGACATCCCGGACGTCTTCAAGCAGATAGGCAAGCAACTCGGCTGGCGCCTGTTGTAG
- a CDS encoding TadE/TadG family type IV pilus assembly protein, which yields MRTIRKSSRRNGMAAVEMALIIPIMLMVVMAVIEGGNAFYSWLTVQKAAQIGARFAATGRGDEEGTRLAQIIAATEAGLSTLNQGSIEVSVRSWPDLSAAGDGIDNDPGGPCQLAEVAVLYRYEPFTPLVASLLPETIPLHGYDRKINEPWKPCD from the coding sequence ATGCGAACCATCAGAAAGAGCTCCCGCAGAAACGGCATGGCCGCCGTGGAAATGGCCCTGATCATACCCATCATGCTCATGGTGGTCATGGCGGTCATCGAGGGCGGCAACGCCTTCTACTCCTGGCTGACCGTGCAGAAAGCCGCCCAAATCGGCGCGCGCTTCGCGGCCACTGGCCGGGGCGACGAGGAAGGCACCCGCCTGGCCCAGATCATCGCCGCCACCGAGGCGGGCCTGTCCACCCTGAACCAGGGCAGCATAGAGGTGTCCGTCCGCTCCTGGCCCGATCTCTCGGCTGCGGGCGACGGCATAGACAACGACCCCGGCGGCCCCTGCCAACTGGCCGAAGTGGCCGTGCTGTACCGATATGAACCTTTCACTCCGCTGGTGGCCTCGCTGCTGCCGGAAACCATCCCCCTGCACGGATACGACCGCAAGATCAACGAACCATGGAAGCCCTGTGACTGA
- a CDS encoding ABC transporter substrate-binding protein, producing MKKVLLGLTMLAALMLLLVGCGEAPEKKEAPAPAPKAEAPAPEPAPAKGNDLEIFSWWAGDEGPALEALIEIYKEQNPGVNVINATVTGGSGVNAQAVLKTRMLGGEPPDSFQVHAGQELIGTWVKADRMEDLTPLFKEMGWMEVFPEGLIKLIGTEDGIWSVPVNIHRSNVMWYVPANLEKWGVEAPKTWDDFFAAADKLKGMGVTPLALAQNWTANHLWESVALAAMGADNWDALWAGKLPFDSAEGVKAWELFGKVLAYTNADASSLSWQQATDMVIDGRAAFNVMGDWAAGYMTTTKKLEPGTGYGWVASPGTGGSFMFLADSFGLPKGAPNRDAAVAWLKVLGSKEGSDAFNPLKGSISARTDSDLNKYNGYLQSAAADFGKDRVVGSLAHGVAANDTFKNGFASVMEMFMKSKNADAAAKACAQLAAKAGI from the coding sequence ATGAAAAAAGTATTATTGGGTTTGACGATGTTGGCAGCGCTCATGCTGCTTCTGGTCGGTTGTGGCGAGGCGCCGGAGAAAAAGGAAGCGCCTGCTCCGGCTCCCAAGGCTGAAGCGCCTGCTCCGGAACCTGCCCCGGCCAAGGGCAATGACCTTGAGATCTTCTCCTGGTGGGCCGGCGACGAAGGTCCGGCCCTGGAAGCCCTGATTGAAATCTACAAGGAACAGAATCCCGGCGTGAACGTCATCAACGCCACGGTCACCGGCGGTTCCGGCGTCAACGCCCAGGCCGTCCTGAAGACCCGCATGCTGGGCGGCGAGCCGCCGGATTCCTTCCAGGTCCACGCTGGTCAGGAACTGATCGGCACCTGGGTCAAGGCCGACCGCATGGAAGACCTGACTCCCCTGTTCAAGGAAATGGGCTGGATGGAAGTCTTCCCCGAAGGGCTGATCAAGCTGATCGGCACCGAGGACGGCATCTGGTCCGTGCCGGTGAACATCCACCGCTCCAACGTGATGTGGTATGTGCCCGCCAACCTCGAGAAGTGGGGCGTCGAGGCTCCCAAGACCTGGGACGACTTCTTTGCCGCCGCCGACAAGCTCAAAGGCATGGGCGTGACGCCCCTGGCCCTGGCCCAGAACTGGACCGCCAACCACCTGTGGGAATCCGTTGCCCTGGCCGCCATGGGCGCCGACAACTGGGACGCCCTGTGGGCCGGCAAGCTTCCCTTTGACTCCGCCGAAGGCGTGAAGGCCTGGGAACTGTTCGGCAAGGTCCTGGCATACACCAATGCCGACGCCTCCTCCCTGTCCTGGCAGCAGGCGACCGACATGGTCATCGACGGTCGCGCCGCCTTCAACGTCATGGGCGATTGGGCCGCCGGCTACATGACCACCACCAAGAAGCTGGAGCCCGGCACCGGCTACGGCTGGGTGGCCTCTCCCGGCACCGGTGGCTCGTTCATGTTCCTGGCCGACTCCTTCGGTCTGCCCAAGGGCGCTCCCAACCGTGACGCCGCCGTGGCCTGGCTCAAAGTCCTCGGTTCCAAGGAAGGCTCGGATGCGTTCAACCCGCTCAAGGGTTCCATCTCGGCCCGCACCGACTCCGACCTGAACAAGTACAACGGTTACCTGCAGTCCGCCGCTGCCGATTTCGGCAAGGACCGCGTGGTCGGTTCCCTGGCCCACGGCGTGGCCGCAAACGACACCTTCAAGAACGGCTTCGCTTCCGTCATGGAGATGTTCATGAAGTCCAAGAACGCGGACGCCGCCGCCAAGGCGTGCGCCCAGCTTGCCGCGAAAGCGGGCATCTAG
- a CDS encoding aldose epimerase family protein, which yields MTIRREAWGEAGGRPVHLYTLAANGLEVSVATYGGVIVRMMVPDGVGNTANVTLGYDSVDGYINDSCYFGCIVGRVANRIGHARFTLDGAEHALDRNHGDHQLHGGARGFHARVWNAQAEETPDGPRLRLTRTSPDGEQGYPGTVEARVDYTLLRDGLRLDFVAETDKPTPVNMTNHSYFNLSGRAGSSCLDHRLSIPAGRILETDTALIPTGGLAGVAGTPFDFRSGEAVGARIMEESAPLSVGRGYDHYFVLDDGSDRLKTAATVYDPASGRTMEVWTTHPGVQFYSGNHIPEGLPGRDGARYAPRCGFCLEAHGYVDAPNHPGFPSVTLLPGETMHHTIIYKFSAK from the coding sequence ATGACCATCCGCCGCGAAGCATGGGGCGAGGCCGGAGGCAGGCCCGTGCACCTGTACACCCTTGCCGCCAACGGCCTGGAGGTCTCCGTGGCCACCTATGGCGGCGTGATCGTCCGGATGATGGTCCCGGACGGCGTCGGCAACACTGCCAACGTCACTCTGGGCTATGATTCGGTGGACGGGTACATCAATGATTCCTGTTATTTCGGGTGCATAGTTGGCCGCGTTGCCAACCGCATCGGCCATGCCCGGTTCACCCTGGACGGCGCGGAACACGCCCTTGACCGGAATCACGGCGACCACCAACTGCACGGCGGGGCCAGGGGGTTCCATGCCCGGGTCTGGAACGCACAGGCGGAGGAGACCCCGGACGGGCCGCGACTGCGGTTGACGCGCACCAGCCCGGACGGTGAGCAGGGCTATCCCGGCACCGTCGAGGCGCGGGTGGACTACACGTTGCTGCGAGACGGGCTGCGGCTCGACTTTGTGGCCGAAACGGACAAGCCCACCCCGGTCAACATGACCAACCACAGTTATTTCAATCTTTCGGGCCGGGCCGGGTCGAGTTGTCTCGATCACAGGCTGTCCATCCCCGCCGGGCGCATCCTCGAGACCGACACCGCCCTGATCCCCACGGGCGGGCTGGCCGGGGTGGCGGGCACCCCCTTTGATTTCCGGTCCGGCGAGGCTGTGGGCGCGCGGATCATGGAAGAGAGCGCCCCCCTGTCCGTGGGCCGGGGGTATGACCATTATTTCGTGCTGGACGACGGCTCCGATCGGTTGAAGACCGCAGCCACGGTATACGACCCGGCGTCCGGGCGGACCATGGAGGTTTGGACCACCCATCCGGGTGTCCAGTTCTATTCGGGGAACCATATCCCCGAGGGGCTGCCGGGCCGCGACGGTGCGCGGTACGCACCCCGGTGCGGGTTCTGCCTGGAGGCACACGGCTACGTGGACGCGCCCAACCATCCCGGATTCCCGTCCGTGACGCTTTTGCCCGGCGAAACAATGCATCACACAATAATATACAAGTTCTCTGCGAAGTAG
- a CDS encoding tetratricopeptide repeat protein, with protein sequence MSEYPEILGVYSLRLDADIGTGGTTGKHDNVTYWYARQLSDEDFEIQPLNAHHVPSGVRSILKDMDFLRQYTPEPTFYRRHTVPALETLNRKIQMGQDAFADGDLDEAERQFIKALMIDDLNVEANYGLGEVYSEKKDFEKLKKVLDTLLGIDEAFTYQFRQKFNTFGISLRKNGHYDESIRYYEKSLEIVNTDENVYFNLARVYFEKGLNDQTISNLERALSINPEFVEAQKFLNYCQKHA encoded by the coding sequence TTGAGCGAATACCCTGAAATACTCGGCGTTTACTCCCTGCGACTGGATGCTGATATCGGCACCGGCGGCACCACCGGCAAACATGACAACGTCACTTATTGGTACGCCCGCCAACTCTCTGACGAGGATTTCGAGATCCAGCCCCTCAACGCCCACCACGTTCCGTCCGGCGTGCGCTCCATTCTCAAGGACATGGACTTTCTCCGCCAATACACACCAGAGCCGACCTTTTACCGGCGGCACACCGTCCCGGCCCTGGAGACCCTGAACCGCAAGATACAGATGGGGCAGGACGCCTTTGCCGACGGGGACCTGGACGAGGCCGAGCGGCAGTTCATCAAGGCGCTCATGATCGACGACCTCAACGTCGAGGCCAACTACGGTCTGGGCGAGGTCTATTCAGAGAAAAAGGACTTTGAAAAACTGAAGAAGGTACTGGACACCCTGCTCGGCATCGACGAGGCGTTCACCTACCAGTTCCGGCAGAAATTCAATACGTTCGGCATTTCGCTGCGCAAGAACGGCCACTATGACGAGTCCATCCGCTACTACGAGAAATCCCTGGAGATAGTGAACACCGACGAGAACGTCTACTTCAACCTGGCCCGGGTCTACTTCGAAAAGGGACTCAACGACCAGACCATCTCCAACCTGGAACGCGCCCTGTCCATCAACCCGGAATTCGTGGAAGCCCAGAAGTTCCTCAATTACTGCCAGAAACACGCCTAG
- a CDS encoding TadE family protein, with the protein MRNRDNSRKGLAAVEFALTLPVLALLILLLVEGANAMHTYSALVEASREGARHVLMQGDDANVNTLVAALVADLDQQELSTDVVTDPVANTVTVKVAYNYKPFGSSGEEGMLGDDNEEIQFVAQTTMPLP; encoded by the coding sequence AAGGGACTCGCCGCCGTCGAATTCGCCCTGACGCTGCCCGTCCTGGCCCTCCTGATCCTTCTGCTGGTGGAAGGGGCCAACGCCATGCATACGTATTCCGCCCTGGTCGAGGCCAGCCGCGAAGGCGCGCGCCACGTGCTCATGCAGGGCGACGACGCCAACGTGAATACGCTGGTGGCCGCCCTGGTCGCCGACCTGGACCAGCAGGAATTGTCCACGGACGTGGTCACCGATCCGGTCGCCAACACCGTCACCGTCAAGGTGGCCTACAACTACAAGCCCTTCGGAAGCAGCGGTGAAGAAGGCATGCTCGGAGACGACAATGAAGAAATTCAGTTCGTTGCGCAGACTACCATGCCGTTGCCGTAA